A genomic window from Nocardioides sp. BP30 includes:
- a CDS encoding NADH-quinone oxidoreductase subunit M, which yields MITTLCILPLVGAVCCYLAGLRSPGAARAVALGFAVATLVVAIVAAVRFDKAGRGFQETVDVDWIQRIGVHWSLGLDGMALLLVLLTAVLVPIVMLSAWRGHGHGWFAWALALESFGLIVFCATDVFLFYVFFEATLIPAYFMIGGWGALPAKAGKRAGAALKFLMYQLGGGLVLLGGVIGLYAVQDGSPSYLFTDLQHVDISTVAGRWIFVAFFIGFAVKAPLFPFHTWLADTTESATPQTSVLLVCVLDKIGTFGMLRYCLGLLPEASQWATPVVVTLCLISIVYGAFLAIGQDDILRLIGLTSLSHFGFIALGIFVLTSAGRSEQGASGAILYMVNHGVATAAMFLVAGSLIQRRGTASIRGIRGVEQSAPVLAGLLLVAGLATAGLPGLSQFVSEILVLIGAFDYHWWVGGVAVTGIVLAAIYVLWLYQRTMTGPPGPALTEPVGARRRAEIMDLTRVEVAIVAPLMVALVLFGFYPAPLLDLANPVVQHLGDTGWFSYQALGGQ from the coding sequence GTGATCACGACGCTGTGCATCCTCCCGCTGGTCGGCGCGGTGTGCTGCTACCTGGCAGGGCTGCGCTCGCCCGGCGCGGCCCGAGCGGTGGCGCTCGGGTTCGCCGTCGCCACCCTGGTCGTCGCGATCGTGGCGGCGGTGCGCTTCGACAAGGCCGGCCGGGGCTTCCAGGAGACCGTCGACGTCGACTGGATCCAGCGCATCGGCGTGCACTGGTCGCTCGGGCTGGACGGGATGGCACTGCTGCTGGTGCTGCTGACAGCGGTGCTGGTGCCGATCGTGATGCTGAGCGCGTGGCGCGGCCACGGGCACGGCTGGTTCGCCTGGGCGCTCGCGCTGGAGTCCTTCGGGCTGATCGTCTTCTGCGCGACCGACGTGTTCTTGTTCTACGTGTTCTTCGAGGCCACGCTGATCCCGGCGTACTTCATGATCGGCGGCTGGGGTGCCCTGCCGGCCAAGGCCGGCAAGCGCGCCGGGGCCGCGCTGAAGTTCCTGATGTACCAGCTCGGCGGGGGCCTGGTGCTGCTCGGCGGTGTGATCGGCCTCTACGCGGTGCAGGACGGATCGCCGTCGTACCTCTTCACCGATCTGCAGCACGTCGACATCTCCACGGTGGCCGGACGCTGGATCTTCGTCGCCTTCTTCATCGGCTTCGCGGTCAAGGCACCGCTGTTCCCCTTCCACACCTGGCTCGCCGACACCACCGAGAGCGCCACGCCCCAGACGAGCGTGCTGCTGGTCTGTGTGCTCGACAAGATCGGCACCTTCGGGATGCTGCGCTACTGCCTGGGACTGCTGCCCGAGGCCAGCCAGTGGGCCACCCCGGTCGTGGTCACGCTGTGCCTGATCTCGATCGTGTACGGCGCCTTCCTCGCCATCGGCCAGGACGACATCCTGCGGCTGATCGGCCTGACCTCGCTGAGCCACTTCGGCTTCATCGCGCTGGGGATCTTCGTGCTCACCAGCGCCGGCAGGTCCGAGCAGGGTGCGTCGGGTGCGATCCTCTACATGGTCAACCACGGGGTGGCTACCGCGGCGATGTTCCTGGTCGCGGGCTCCCTGATCCAGCGCCGCGGGACCGCCTCGATCCGTGGCATCCGCGGCGTCGAGCAGAGCGCCCCGGTCCTGGCGGGTCTGCTGCTGGTCGCCGGCCTGGCCACGGCGGGCCTACCGGGGCTGTCCCAGTTCGTCTCGGAGATCCTGGTCCTCATCGGCGCCTTCGACTACCACTGGTGGGTCGGCGGCGTGGCCGTCACCGGCATCGTGCTGGCGGCGATCTACGTGCTGTGGCTCTACCAGCGGACCATGACCGGGCCGCCCGGGCCCGCGCTCACCGAGCCGGTCGGGGCGCGCCGGCGAGCGGAGATCATGGACCTGACCCGCGTCGAGGTGGCCATCGTGGCGCCGCTCATGGTCGCGCTGGTGCTCTTCGGCTTCTACCCGGCTCCGCTGCTGGACCTGGCCAACCCGGTCGTCCAGCATCTCGGTGACACCGGCTGGTTCTCCTACCAGGCGCTGGGAGGACAGTGA
- the nuoL gene encoding NADH-quinone oxidoreductase subunit L yields the protein MVSTLVVLVIALPLAGAAVLLLGGRLTDRWGPLLATALPIVSFALALVLFVHELRAPSGGGGGGDDARSHLVHLYTWIHAGRLDVGADLLYDQLSSVFLLLITGVGSLIHLYSLGYMAHDVRRRRFFGYLNLFVAAMLTLVLAANYLVLFLGWEGVGLASYLLIGFWQHKPSAAAAAKKAFVMNRVGDMGLSLAIALCFTTFGSTAFDTVNAGAAHAGETRMTWLGLLLLLGACGKSAQVPLQAWLLDAMEGPTPVSALIHAATMVTAGVYLMVRSHAILDAAPGARTAVVVVAVVTLLWGAIIGTAKDDIKKVLAGSTMSQIGYMMLAAGLGPAGYAFAIFHLLTHGFFKANMFLGAGSVMHAMDDDVDMRHYGALRKAMPVTFVTFAMGYLAIIGFPGFSGFWSKDKIIDAAWHQHWWIGALALLGAGITAFYMTRLMLLTFFGERRWLERVHPHESPAVMTGPLVVLAALSVLGGLMLIGSWIQDYLAPVVGAPPEDSAGAPAWLISVLAVVVVAAGVALAWVLIGRRPVPATAPADVAWPVTLARHDLYGDAINDTLVIEPGRRLTGALLQIDRYGVDGALTGGPVAVGAFAGVFRRLQNGYVRSYALSVLGGGLVVVLALMVVNWQ from the coding sequence GTGGTGAGCACGCTGGTGGTCCTCGTCATCGCGCTGCCGCTGGCGGGCGCGGCGGTGCTGCTGCTCGGTGGGCGGCTGACCGACAGGTGGGGGCCGCTGCTGGCGACCGCGCTGCCGATCGTGTCCTTCGCGCTGGCACTGGTCCTGTTCGTCCACGAACTGCGCGCTCCCTCGGGAGGTGGGGGAGGGGGCGACGACGCCCGCAGCCATCTCGTCCACCTGTACACCTGGATCCACGCCGGCCGGCTCGACGTCGGTGCCGACCTGCTCTACGACCAGCTCTCCAGCGTGTTCCTGCTGTTGATCACCGGTGTGGGGTCGCTGATCCACCTCTACTCGCTGGGCTACATGGCCCACGATGTGCGTCGGCGCCGGTTCTTCGGCTACCTCAACCTGTTCGTCGCGGCGATGCTCACCCTGGTGCTGGCAGCGAACTACCTCGTGCTGTTCCTGGGCTGGGAGGGTGTCGGCCTGGCGTCGTACCTGCTGATCGGCTTCTGGCAGCACAAGCCCAGTGCCGCCGCGGCGGCCAAGAAGGCGTTCGTGATGAACCGGGTCGGCGACATGGGCCTCTCGCTGGCGATCGCGCTGTGCTTCACCACCTTCGGCTCGACCGCGTTCGACACGGTCAACGCCGGCGCCGCCCACGCCGGCGAGACCCGGATGACCTGGCTGGGCCTGCTGCTCCTGCTCGGTGCCTGCGGGAAGTCGGCGCAGGTCCCGCTGCAGGCCTGGCTGCTCGACGCGATGGAGGGCCCGACGCCCGTCTCGGCGCTGATCCACGCGGCCACGATGGTCACCGCCGGTGTCTACCTGATGGTCCGCTCGCACGCCATCCTCGACGCCGCCCCGGGCGCCCGGACGGCGGTGGTGGTGGTGGCGGTCGTGACGCTGCTGTGGGGCGCGATCATCGGAACCGCGAAGGACGACATCAAGAAGGTGCTGGCCGGCTCCACGATGAGCCAGATCGGCTACATGATGCTGGCGGCCGGCCTCGGCCCGGCCGGCTACGCGTTCGCGATCTTCCACCTGCTCACCCACGGCTTCTTCAAGGCCAACATGTTCCTGGGGGCCGGCTCGGTGATGCACGCGATGGACGATGACGTGGACATGCGGCACTACGGCGCGCTGCGCAAGGCCATGCCGGTGACGTTCGTGACCTTCGCGATGGGCTACCTCGCGATCATCGGGTTCCCGGGCTTCTCCGGGTTCTGGTCGAAGGACAAGATCATCGACGCCGCCTGGCACCAACACTGGTGGATCGGGGCCCTCGCCCTCCTCGGTGCCGGCATCACCGCCTTCTACATGACCCGGCTGATGCTGCTCACCTTCTTCGGCGAGCGTCGCTGGCTCGAGCGCGTACACCCCCACGAGTCGCCGGCGGTCATGACCGGTCCCCTGGTCGTGCTCGCGGCGCTCTCCGTCCTCGGCGGGCTGATGTTGATCGGCAGCTGGATCCAGGACTACCTGGCTCCGGTCGTCGGCGCACCGCCGGAGGACTCGGCCGGAGCGCCCGCGTGGCTGATCTCGGTGCTCGCCGTCGTGGTGGTGGCGGCCGGCGTCGCCCTGGCCTGGGTCCTGATAGGTCGGCGCCCTGTCCCGGCGACCGCGCCCGCGGACGTCGCCTGGCCCGTCACCCTCGCCCGGCACGATCTGTACGGCGATGCCATCAACGACACCCTCGTGATCGAGCCCGGCCGTCGACTCACCGGTGCGCTGCTGCAGATCGACCGGTACGGCGTCGACGGCGCGTTGACCGGCGGCCCGGTCGCCGTCGGTGCCTTCGCCGGGGTCTTCCGCAGGCTGCAGAACGGCTACGTGCGGTCCTACGCGCTCTCGGTCCTCGGCGGCGGTCTCGTCGTCGTTCTCGCCCTGATGGTGGTGAACTGGCAGTGA
- the nuoK gene encoding NADH-quinone oxidoreductase subunit NuoK, whose protein sequence is MSTVTPYLILSAILFTIGCTGVLIRRNAIVVFMCVELMLNAGNLALVAFSRLHGNLDGQVTAFFVMVVAAAEVVIGLAIIMTIFRTRRSASVDDASLLKW, encoded by the coding sequence ATGAGCACGGTGACGCCGTACCTGATCCTGAGCGCGATCCTGTTCACCATCGGCTGCACCGGCGTCCTCATCCGGCGCAACGCGATCGTGGTGTTCATGTGCGTGGAGCTGATGCTCAACGCTGGCAACCTCGCGCTGGTCGCCTTCAGCCGGCTGCACGGCAACCTCGACGGCCAGGTCACCGCCTTCTTCGTGATGGTGGTCGCGGCGGCGGAGGTCGTCATCGGACTGGCGATCATCATGACGATCTTCCGGACCCGCCGGTCGGCGTCCGTCGACGACGCGAGCCTGCTCAAGTGGTGA